CCGGCTTACGTGGAACTGACGTAGGGGCGCGTCGCACGCGCCCAGATTCGGGAACGGTTTGCCCGTGCGCCGCTGCCCTAGGTGTCCGGTGCCGCAGCCGACCTAGGGGCCAACTATCAGGAAGCGGGCACCTGCCACTTTTTCAGACGGGCGGTGGTTAGTAGCTCAACGGCGCGGTATTGCTCGGCCTGCTGAGCGGTTTCGTCGTATCTTCCTGTACTCTGCCGTTCACCTGTGTCGAAAGGTTCTGCCATGCCGGCAACGCAATACGTTTCCTCTTCATCCGCGCCTGCCGGTTGGCAAGCCGTACGTCAGCACCTAGAGGGTTTCAAACGCAAGTTTTACCTCAGTTTGCTGGTGCGCGGGGTGCTGGTAGCCGGCGGGCTGCTGCTCACGCTGTTTGTTGTCTTCAACCTGCTCGAGTACTTCCTGTACCTGCCCACGTGGGTGCGGGGCGGGCTGCTGTTCGGGTTTTTGGGGCTAACGGTTTGGGCGTTTGTGCACTGGATTTGGCAGCCGCTGGCCGCCCTTACCAACCTGCGCCGCCTGCTCTCCGACGAGCAAGCCGCCCAGCGCGTGGGCCAGTTGTTTCCGGAGGTGCAAGACCGCCTGCTGAACGCTCTGCAGCTGCAAGGCCAGGCCCGCGACAACGCCCTGATTGCCGCCAGCCTCGAGCAACGCGCCGGCCAGCTGCAAGGCATCGACTTTGCCGGCCGCATCCGCATCAAGGAAGAAACCCGCCCGCTGTGGAAGTACGCCGCCGTGCCGGCCCTGGTAGCCGCCGGTTTGCTACTGGTGTGGCCCAGCCTGTTTGTGCAGGGCACCGAGCGCATTTTCCACTACAACCGGGCGTACTCGCGCCCCATGCCGTTCAGGTTTGTGCTCGGCAACAAGCCGCTGCAAACCTTCAAAAACGAGGACTTCAAGCTGGAGGTAACCGTAGAGGGCGACGTGATGCCCAACGAAGTAAGCGTGCTGTACGACGGCCGCGAACGACGCCTCACCAAAGTAGGCCCCGGCCGGTTTGCCTTCACCTTTCAGCAGCCGCAGCGCAGCACCGAGTTTCAGCTGGCTGCCGCAGGCTTCACTTCCGACGATTACCAGCTGCGGGTGCTGGAGCGCCCTACACTGCGCGAATTTGCCGTGCGCGCCGAGTACCCCGGGTACCTGCGCCGCGCCGCCGAAACCCTGCCCAACGACGGCAACCTAACCGTACCCGAAGGCACCCGCCTCACTTGGCAGTTCAATACCGCTGCTACCGAGCAGGTAAAGCTGGAATTCCTGGAGCCCTCGGAAATTGTAACGGCCCAGGCGGCCGCCGATGACCGCTTCACCGTTACGCGCCAGGCCCTGCGCAGCCAGCCCTACCGCGTGCAGCTGCGCAACGCCATCAGCCCGCAGCGCGACCCCATTGAGTACCAGCTTACCGTAGTGCCCGACCAAGCACCTAGCATCACGGTAGAGGCCTTTGCTGACACTGCCACGCGCCGCTACCTGGCCCTGGCCGGCACCCTGCGCGACGACTACGGCCTGACGCGCCTAGCGCTGCATTACCGCGTGGGCACGGCCCAACGCCCCGGCCAGTGGCGCACGGCACCTATTGCCTTGGCCAACAACGGCCCGGCCCAAACCTACACCCACCAATGGGACCTAGCCCCGCTACGCCTGAAGGCCGGCGACCAGCTGGAGTACGCCGTGGAGGTATGGGACAACGACGGCCTGCGCGGCCCCAAGAGCGCCCGCACACGGCCAATTACCTACCGCCTGCCTTCGCGGGCCGAGCTGCGCGAGCAGCTGAATGCCGCGTCTTCTTCGATGCAAAACAAGATGACCAGCGCGCAGGAGCAGAGCAAAAAGCTGCAACGCGAGCTGGCCAAAGCCGAGCAAAAGCTGAAAACCAAGCGCGAGCTGAGTTACTCCGACCGCAAGGAGATGCAACAGCTCCTGCAGCAAAAGCAGCAGATGGATCAGCAGCTCTCGGAGATGAAGCAGATGTTTGAGCAGCTGCAGCAAAAGCAGGAGCAGATGGACCCGCGCAGCCAGCAGCTCGCCGAAAAAGCCCAGGAGCTGCAAAAGCTGATGGACTCGATGATGGACGAGCAGACCAAAAAGCTGTACGAGGAGCTGCAGAAGCTGCTGCAACAGCAGAAAGCACCCGAAGGCGAAATCCAGAAGCTGCTCGAAAAGCTCGAGAACAAGGAAGAAACGCTGCAGAAAGAGCTGGAGCGCGCCATGGACCTGTTCAAGCAATTGCAGCTCGAGCAGAAGATGGAAAGCACCACCGAGCAGCTCGAGAAGCTGGCCGAGCAGGAGCAGAAGCTAGCCGAGCAAACCCAAAAAGCTGCCGACAAGCCCAACGACCAGCGCAAGCAGGAAAACGAGCAGCTAAAGCAACAGCAGCAAGAGGCTCAAAAGGCGTTCGAGGAGGTGAAGAAAGAGCTGCAGGAACTCCAGAAAATGGATCAGCAGCTCGACAACCAGAACAACCTCGACCCGATGCAGCAGCAGCAACAGGAAACCGAGCAGCAAATGCAGGATAGCCAGGAGCAGCTGCAGCGCAACCAGAATCAGAAAGCCAGCCAAAGCCAGCAACAAGCCGCCCAAAACATGAAGGAAATGGCGCAGAAGATGCGCCAGCAGATGGAAGAGGAAGAGTCGGATCAGCAGCAGGAAAACATCGACCACCTGCGCGACATCCTCGAAAACCTACTCAAGCTTTCCTTCGACCAGGAAAACCTGATGAAGCAGTTCCGGCAGGTCGATCAGTCGGACCCTAGGTTTGTGCAGCTCAGCCAGCAGCAGCGCAAGCTCCGCGACGATGCCGTGGTGGTGCAGGACTCACTCGATGCCCTGGCCAAGCGCGTGTTCCAGATTCAGAGCTTCGTAACGCGCGAGGTGGCGGAGATGAACGGCCAGATGGACCAGGCCATGGAGCAGCTGCGCCAGCGCAACCTAGGCCGCGCCACCAGCGCGCAACAGCTGGCCATGACCTCGATGAACAACCTGGCCCTGATGCTGAACGATGCCCTGAAGCAAATGCAGGAGCAGCAGCGCCAGGCCCAGCAAAACCAATCGGGCAGCGGCAGCCGCGGCAAAAAGAAAAAAAGCGGCCAGCAAAACCCCGGTGCCGGCCAAATGGGCAAGCTGCAGCAGCAGCTCAACCAGCAGATTCAGCAGCTGCAGCAAAGCGGCAAAAGCGGCCGGCAATTGTCGGAAGAGCTGGCCAAAATGGCGGCCCAGCAGCAGATGCTACGCGAGGCACTGCAGCAGCTCGAAAAAATGCAGCAGCAAGTCAAAGACGGCAAAAACGGCCAGCAGAAAGGCAACGACGGGCAGGGCGGCCTAGGGGATTTGAAAAAGATGATGGAACAAACCGAGGAAGACCTCGTAAACAAACGGTTGACGGAGCAAACCGTTATGCGCCAGCGTCAGATCCTGAGCCGTTTGCTGGAGGCCGAGAAATCGGCCCGCGAGCGGGACCTCGACAACAAGCGCGAAGCCGAGACGGCACGGACGGTGCCGCCCGGTTTTCCGCCCGCTTTCGAGAAATATCGTCGGGAACGTAACCGTCAGACGGAGTTGCTACGTACGGTACCGCCGGCCCTCACTCCATATTATCAGCGGGAGGTGAGCGAGTATTTTCAGAAAATGAAATAGCGCTGCCTATTTTTACGCCCGTTGCCCCTTTCTCCACACCATGAAGCAGGTTAAAATCCAGATTCCTTCCCTCGTCGAGAACATCCGCGTGGTGGAAAGTTTCATCGACAACTCGAAGGAAACGTTTCACATTGAGGACGACATTTACGGCAACATCATGGTGGCCGTAACGGAGGCCGTGAACAACGCCATTCGCCACGGCAATAAGTTCGATAAGGACAAAAACGTGTTGCTGTGCCTTTCGGTCGACGAAGGCCAGGTGAAGTTCGAAATCGAAGACCAGGGCACCGGCTTCGACTACGACAACCTGCTCGACCCGACGGCCCCCGAGAACTTAGAAAATCCCGGTGGGCGCGGTATCTTCCTGATTCGCCACTTGGCCGATGAAGTGGAGTTTACCAAGGACGGCCGCAAAGTGGAACTCACGTTCTTCCTGCCGACTTCGGGCAACGGCCACGCCACCGCCTAAACCGTGTCATCTTACCTCACCGCCGACACCCGCATGCAAGACGATGCCCAGCTCCCGCCGGCCCACGACGAGGCCCACGACGAGGCCTACGACCCGTTGCACGACGCGCCGGGTATCGAGTTTGTGGTGGAGGACGTGGACTTTGAGCTGACCGATGCCACCGAGCTGACCGAGTGGATTGAGCGCGTAGCGGCCGTGCACGAGCACAAAATCGTGCAGCTCACCTACATTTTCTGCTCCGACGAGTACCTGCACCGCGTGAACGTGGAGTACCTCGACCACGACACGTACACCGACGTTATCACCTTCGATAACGCCGACGATGCCGACATCATCGAGGGCGACGTGTTTATTTCGGTGGAGCGGGTACGCGATAACGCCCAATCGCACAACGTGAGCTTCCGCGACGAGCTGCACCGCGTGATGATACACGGCGTGCTGCACCTGCTGGGCTACAAAGACAAAGACCTGCTGAGCCAGACAGCCATGCGCAAGAAAGAAGACGACTGCTTGTCGCTGCGCACCTTCTAGCCCTTATCAGCTGCTGATCTTATTTGAAAACGCCCGCCCAGCTGCGGGCGTTTTTCGTGTGTGCCCTAGGTCATTCGCCGTTAGGCAAGCTCAGCCACCTAGGGTTAGGAACTATCCGCGCTTGCGCTTACTCTTGTAGTTGTTCGGCACCTGGGCAGGCCTGGGTGCGGCGCTTTTCGCTATGTCCGTCTCTCCATCTTCGTTGCCCGTTATTCAGGGCGAGGTGCTCGATTTTTACTTAAGCCAGGGCTACTACCGGATGCACCAGGACCTGTTTACCTGCCGGTTCCTGCCCATCGACGAAGGCCTGTACACGGTGCACTGGCTGCGCCTCGACCTAGGGCGCGTATCGTTCGGCACGGAGCAGCGCCGCCTGCTGCGCCAGAACAAGCGGTTTACGGCCGTGGTGCGCCCGTTTCGGCTTACCACCGAGTACGAAGAGCTGTACGCCCGCTACCGCAGCACCGTCACCTTCGAGGCACCCGAAACGGTAGAGGCTTTCTTGCTGGCCGGCGCCCGGCACAACGTATTCACCACCCACGTGATCGAGCTACGCGACGGGGAGCGGCTGATTGCCGCCGGCATTTTCGACAGCGGCGAGCAGAGCCTGGCGGGCATCATGAACTTTTACGACCCCACGTACCGCAAGCACAGCCTGGGCAAGTACCTGATGCTGCTCAAGATTATCTATGCCTTGCAGGAGGAAAAGGCCTATTACTACCCCGGCTACGTGGTGCACAACTACCCCAAGTTCGACTACAAGCTGTACCCCTGCCCGGCCGCTACCGAGGTGTACGACGCAGCCGCGCGCCACTGGCTGCCATTCTCCTGGGATATTGTAGCGGCCCAATCGGCTGAATTGCTGAAGGATTGGCCGCCCAAGTTTGGCGAAGAAGGCGAGGCGGAGTAAGGAGCTTATGTGCCCTAGGTCGGCAGAGCCCGATTGGCCGATGGCAGCCCTTAGTCAGCTCGTAATCAGCTTATCACCCGAAAAAGCGGCGGAGTGCGTATCTTTGCGCACGTTCTGAGCGGGTTAGACCACAAGTCAGTTGCCATCCGAAAACCGTTTCTGCCAGGCGTGGAAGCGGTTTTGTGTTTTGGCACAAAACGCGGGCTAACGCTGTTCATACCCTCCGAAACAACCCTCCAGCTATGCTGACTCAGGAATACGATGTGATTGTGGTAGGCGCCGGCCACGCCGGTTGCGAAGCAGCGGCGGCCGCGGCCAACCTAGGCTCGAAGGTGCTGCTCATCACGATGAACATGAACACCATCGCGCAGATGTCGTGCAACCCGGCCATGGGCGGGGTGGCCAAAGGCCAGATCGTGCGCGAGGTGGACGCCCTAGGTGGCCAGAGCGGCATTATCACCGACAAAACCATGATTCAGTTCCGGATGCTGAACCGCTCGAAGGGCCCCGCCATGTGGAGCCCGCGCGCGCAAAGCGACCGGATGCGTTTTGCCGAGGAGTGGCGCCTGACGCTGGAAGGCATTTCAAACGTTGATTTCTGGCAGGAAGCCGTAACTGGCCTGCTGGTAGAAGGCGACGTGTGCGTAGGCGTGCGCACGCAGCTCGGCATCGAGTTCCGCTCGAAAACGGTGGTGCTCACGAACGGCACTTTCCTGAACGGCCTCATCCACATCGGCGAGAAACAGTTTGGGGGCGGCCGCGCCGCCGAAAGCAAGAGCACCGGCATTACGGAGCAGCTGCGCGACCTAGGGTTTGAAACCGGCCGCATGAAAACGGGCACGCCGCCCCGCGTGGATGGCCGCTCGCTCGACTACGCGCGCATGGAAGAGCAGCCCGGCGACGAGGAGCCGAGCAAGTTCTCGTACCTCGATACGCCGCGCCTTGCCAAGCAGCGCCCCTGCTACATCACCTACACCAACGAGAAGGTGCACGAGATTCTGCGCACCGGCTTCGAGAAGTCGCCCATGTTCCAGGGCCGCATCAAGGGCCTGGGGCCGCGCTACTGCCCCTCGGTGGAGGACAAGATCAACCGCTTTGCCGACAAGGACCGCCACCAGATTTTTGTGGAGCCCGAAGGCTGGAGCACGGTGGAGGTGTACGTGAACGGCTTTAGCTCGTCGTTGCCCGAAGATGTGCAGTACAACGCCCTGCGCCAGATTGCCGGCTTCGAAAATGCGAAGATGTTCCGGCCCGGCTACGCCATCGAGTATGACTTCTTCCCGCCCACGCAGCTGCACCTCACGCTCGAAACCAAGCCGGTGCGCAACCTTTACTTCGCGGGCCAGATTAACGGTACCACCGGCTACGAGGAAGCTGCTTGCCAGGGCCTGATGGCCGGCATCAACGCCCACTTGCGGGTGCGCGAGCAGGAGCCGTTTGTGCTGCGCCGCTCCGAGGCCTACATCGGCGTGCTCATCGACGACCTGGTGAACAAGGGTACCGACGAGCCTTACCGCATGTTTACCTCGCGCGCCGAGCACCGCATTTTGCTGCGCCAGGACAACGCCGACCTGCGCCTCACGCCGCTGGCCCACAAGCTGGGCCTGGCTTCGGATGAGCGTATGCAGCGCGTGGAGCAAAAGCGCCGGCAAACCGCCGACGTGCTGGAGTACCTCAACAAGAAAGCCGTGGAGCCGGGCGAAATCAACGGGCTGCTGGTGGAGCTGGGCTCGGCCCCGATCAGCGAGAAAACCCGCGCCGTAAACCTGCTGCGCCGCCCGCAAATCGAGCTGGCCGATTTGCAGCGCGCCCTGCCCGAGCTAAACCAGTACCTAGGCACCTACGGAGCCGAGGCGCTGGAGCAGGCGAGCATTCACGTGAAATACGAGACCTACATCGAGAAGGAAAACCAGCAGGCCAAGCGCATGGGCGAGCTGGAAGACGTGCGCATTGTGGGCCGCCTCGACTACAAGCAAATGCCCGCGCTGTCGCACGAAGCCCGTGAAAAGCTGCTGCGCATTCAGCCCGAAACCATTGGGCAGGCCTCGCGCATCAGCGGCATCTCGCCGGCCGATATTTCGGTGCTGATGGTGTACCTCGGGAAGTAATTAGCAATGCTGAATTATGAATTCTGAATTGCAGCTTTGCGACCTGATTTGCTGACGGGCGCCTGGACAGCTGACTAAATTCATAATTCAGCATTCATAATTCAGAATTAACCAAAGGGTGTCTTTAGAACGCGTAGAACAGTGCCCGGTGTGCGGGCAGAACGACTTTCGGCCGAAAATGACGGTGGAGGATTACTCCGTCAGCCACGAGCAGTTTACCATTGTGCAATGCACCAGTTGCACGTTGCTGCTCACCAACCCGCGCCCCGACGCGGCCAGCATCGGCCGCTACTACGAAAGCAACGACTACGTTTCGCACTCCGACACGCGCCAAGGGCTCATCAACCAAGTTTACCAGGTGGCGCGCTCGTTTACGCTGCGCCGCAAGGTGGCCCTCATCAACCGGTTTGCCAGCCGGCCCGGCCGCGTACTCGATTACGGCTGCGGCACCGGCTATTTTTTGGCGGCTTGCCAGAAAGCCGGCTGGCAGGTTGCCGGCGTCGAGCCGAACGCTACGGCCCGGCAGCTGGCCGAGCAGCACACCGGCCAACCCATCGGCACCGGCGACCTAGGGCAGCTGGCATCGGCCTCGTTTGATGTGATTACGCTGTGGCACGTGCTCGAGCATGTGCACGAGCTCAACGCCACGCTGGCCGAGCTGACGCGCCTGCTCAAACCCGACGGCGTGCTGGTTGTGGCCGTGCCCAACGCCGCCAGCCCCGATGCCCAGTACTACCGCGAGCAGTGGGCCGCCTACGATGTGCCCCGCCACTTGTACCACTTCACCGACAAAACCATCGGTCTGCTCTTCGGCAAGCACCAGCTGCAGCTGCGCCAAACCCTGCCGCTGCCGCTCGATGCGTATTACGTGAGCATGCTGAGCGAAAAATACCGCGCCGAGCGCGACGGCGGCCTGCTGGCGGCCGTAAAATCGGGCTACCAATCGAACCGGCAGGCCAAGCAAAAAGGCGGGCAATACTCCAGCCTGATTTTCGTGGCGGGCAAAAACCACCAGGCCGGGCAAGCCTAGGTAGCCACGGCAGGGGAGGGGCTAGGGGGGGCGCCCACCCGGGCCCCTGGGTACTCTGGGGGCGTTGCCGGCCTGCCACCACCTAGGGCATAGTAGCGGGCCGGCTTGGGTGCTGCTCAAGCGCCCCGCAATCCGTTTGTATTTTCGCCCATCCGGCGGCGCCTGTGCGTACAAGCGCTGCCGGGCGGCCGTACTTAGCCCAAGGGTTGTGCGTTAGCTTCGGCGCGGGCAGCACGCTGCGGCAGGGCGGCCTGCCCGTGCGCCTTTATACTTCCCCGATTCTGCATGTTCGTACGCCCTCATTTGCTGTTGTTGCTGCCGGTTGGGCTTTCGGTAGCGGGTTGCGCGGCCATCAGCCAGCCCGAAGGGGGCGCCCGCGACACCGTGGCGCCCAAATTCGTGAGCAGTTCGCCCAAAAACGGCGCCACCAACGTGTCGCAGCAAAGCATTCGGCTGGAGTTTTCGGAGCCGGTGCAGCTGAAAGACCTCAGCAAAAACCTGATTATTACGCCTAGCCTGGCCGAGGGCAACGAGTACAAAGTTCGGGAGGAGCGCAATGCCGTGGAGCTGCGCTTCGAGAAGCCCCTCGACGAGAATACCACGTACGTGTTCAACTTCGGGGAGGCCGTAACCGACATTACCGAGAACAACAAGGCGGCCAATGTGGTGCTGGCCTTTAGCACCGGGGCGGCCCTCGACTCGGGCTCGGTAAGCGGTACAGTGGTGCAGCTGCTCACGGGCCAACCCGAACCCGACGCCGTTATTGCCCTGTACCCCGCCCGCGACACGGCCGACATTCGCCGCACGCGGCCCTACTACCTAGGGCGCTCCGATAAAAGCGGGGCCTTTCGGCTCAGCAACCTGCGCACCGACAGTTACCGGCTCTATGCCCTGATCGACCGAAACCAGAACACCCGCTACGAAGAGCCCGAGCGCATTGCCTACCTGCCCCAACCCGTGCAGGTGCAGCCCCGGGCCGACTCCTTGCGGTTGTTTACGGTACGGCCCGATTCGCGCCGGCCGCTTATTCAGTCGCAACAACCGGGCGCGGCGCAATTCCGCATCGGCTACAACGAGGGCCTGCGCCAGCTTACGTTGGCGGCCCTGGGTGGGCAGCCCACGCCCGAGCTTAACCAACTGGTTGCCCTGGCCGAAAAAGGCCGTTCGGGCGTGGTGTACCGCGCCGCCGCCGTGCCGCCCGGGCGTTACCTCGTGTCGGCCACCGACAGCGCCGGCAACGTGGGCGCCGATACGGTAAACGTGCGTTTTGAGGGGCAGGCTGCGCCGGTGCGCAAGGGCCCGCAGTACCAACTGCCCAACAACCAACGCGAAACGCCGGCCACGGGGCAGCTGCGCCTGCAGTTCGCGGAGCCCTTGCGCCTGGCCACCAACAAGCCCTTTGCTACGCTGGTAGAAGACTCGACCACGCGCCGCCCGTTGCGCGCCCCCGCCGACGGCCAGCTCAGCCCTGACCGCACCCAGCTCATCATCAACCTGAACACACGGGCGCGCCGCGCCATTACGCTGGTGCCCGATAGCACGGCCATTACCGGGGTTTCGGGCCTGTCGTTGGGGCTGCGGCCGGTGCGTTTGCGCATCACCGAGCAAGCCAGCACCGGGAGCCTCTCGGGCACGGTGCAAACCACCGCCAAGCGCTACGAGCTGCAGCTGCTCGACGACAAATTTCAGCTGGTGGCCGCGCTGCAAAACCCGCGCACCTTCCGCTTCGATAACCTGGCCCCCGGCGACTACCGCCTGCGCGTGCTCGTGGATGCCAACAACGACGGCCGCTGGCTTGGCGGCGAC
The sequence above is drawn from the Hymenobacter sp. YIM 151858-1 genome and encodes:
- a CDS encoding DUF4175 family protein, which encodes MSKGSAMPATQYVSSSSAPAGWQAVRQHLEGFKRKFYLSLLVRGVLVAGGLLLTLFVVFNLLEYFLYLPTWVRGGLLFGFLGLTVWAFVHWIWQPLAALTNLRRLLSDEQAAQRVGQLFPEVQDRLLNALQLQGQARDNALIAASLEQRAGQLQGIDFAGRIRIKEETRPLWKYAAVPALVAAGLLLVWPSLFVQGTERIFHYNRAYSRPMPFRFVLGNKPLQTFKNEDFKLEVTVEGDVMPNEVSVLYDGRERRLTKVGPGRFAFTFQQPQRSTEFQLAAAGFTSDDYQLRVLERPTLREFAVRAEYPGYLRRAAETLPNDGNLTVPEGTRLTWQFNTAATEQVKLEFLEPSEIVTAQAAADDRFTVTRQALRSQPYRVQLRNAISPQRDPIEYQLTVVPDQAPSITVEAFADTATRRYLALAGTLRDDYGLTRLALHYRVGTAQRPGQWRTAPIALANNGPAQTYTHQWDLAPLRLKAGDQLEYAVEVWDNDGLRGPKSARTRPITYRLPSRAELREQLNAASSSMQNKMTSAQEQSKKLQRELAKAEQKLKTKRELSYSDRKEMQQLLQQKQQMDQQLSEMKQMFEQLQQKQEQMDPRSQQLAEKAQELQKLMDSMMDEQTKKLYEELQKLLQQQKAPEGEIQKLLEKLENKEETLQKELERAMDLFKQLQLEQKMESTTEQLEKLAEQEQKLAEQTQKAADKPNDQRKQENEQLKQQQQEAQKAFEEVKKELQELQKMDQQLDNQNNLDPMQQQQQETEQQMQDSQEQLQRNQNQKASQSQQQAAQNMKEMAQKMRQQMEEEESDQQQENIDHLRDILENLLKLSFDQENLMKQFRQVDQSDPRFVQLSQQQRKLRDDAVVVQDSLDALAKRVFQIQSFVTREVAEMNGQMDQAMEQLRQRNLGRATSAQQLAMTSMNNLALMLNDALKQMQEQQRQAQQNQSGSGSRGKKKKSGQQNPGAGQMGKLQQQLNQQIQQLQQSGKSGRQLSEELAKMAAQQQMLREALQQLEKMQQQVKDGKNGQQKGNDGQGGLGDLKKMMEQTEEDLVNKRLTEQTVMRQRQILSRLLEAEKSARERDLDNKREAETARTVPPGFPPAFEKYRRERNRQTELLRTVPPALTPYYQREVSEYFQKMK
- a CDS encoding ATP-binding protein, producing the protein MKQVKIQIPSLVENIRVVESFIDNSKETFHIEDDIYGNIMVAVTEAVNNAIRHGNKFDKDKNVLLCLSVDEGQVKFEIEDQGTGFDYDNLLDPTAPENLENPGGRGIFLIRHLADEVEFTKDGRKVELTFFLPTSGNGHATA
- the ybeY gene encoding rRNA maturation RNase YbeY, translated to MSSYLTADTRMQDDAQLPPAHDEAHDEAYDPLHDAPGIEFVVEDVDFELTDATELTEWIERVAAVHEHKIVQLTYIFCSDEYLHRVNVEYLDHDTYTDVITFDNADDADIIEGDVFISVERVRDNAQSHNVSFRDELHRVMIHGVLHLLGYKDKDLLSQTAMRKKEDDCLSLRTF
- a CDS encoding GNAT family N-acetyltransferase, with amino-acid sequence MSVSPSSLPVIQGEVLDFYLSQGYYRMHQDLFTCRFLPIDEGLYTVHWLRLDLGRVSFGTEQRRLLRQNKRFTAVVRPFRLTTEYEELYARYRSTVTFEAPETVEAFLLAGARHNVFTTHVIELRDGERLIAAGIFDSGEQSLAGIMNFYDPTYRKHSLGKYLMLLKIIYALQEEKAYYYPGYVVHNYPKFDYKLYPCPAATEVYDAAARHWLPFSWDIVAAQSAELLKDWPPKFGEEGEAE
- the mnmG gene encoding tRNA uridine-5-carboxymethylaminomethyl(34) synthesis enzyme MnmG, producing the protein MTQEYDVIVVGAGHAGCEAAAAAANLGSKVLLITMNMNTIAQMSCNPAMGGVAKGQIVREVDALGGQSGIITDKTMIQFRMLNRSKGPAMWSPRAQSDRMRFAEEWRLTLEGISNVDFWQEAVTGLLVEGDVCVGVRTQLGIEFRSKTVVLTNGTFLNGLIHIGEKQFGGGRAAESKSTGITEQLRDLGFETGRMKTGTPPRVDGRSLDYARMEEQPGDEEPSKFSYLDTPRLAKQRPCYITYTNEKVHEILRTGFEKSPMFQGRIKGLGPRYCPSVEDKINRFADKDRHQIFVEPEGWSTVEVYVNGFSSSLPEDVQYNALRQIAGFENAKMFRPGYAIEYDFFPPTQLHLTLETKPVRNLYFAGQINGTTGYEEAACQGLMAGINAHLRVREQEPFVLRRSEAYIGVLIDDLVNKGTDEPYRMFTSRAEHRILLRQDNADLRLTPLAHKLGLASDERMQRVEQKRRQTADVLEYLNKKAVEPGEINGLLVELGSAPISEKTRAVNLLRRPQIELADLQRALPELNQYLGTYGAEALEQASIHVKYETYIEKENQQAKRMGELEDVRIVGRLDYKQMPALSHEAREKLLRIQPETIGQASRISGISPADISVLMVYLGK
- a CDS encoding class I SAM-dependent methyltransferase — encoded protein: MSLERVEQCPVCGQNDFRPKMTVEDYSVSHEQFTIVQCTSCTLLLTNPRPDAASIGRYYESNDYVSHSDTRQGLINQVYQVARSFTLRRKVALINRFASRPGRVLDYGCGTGYFLAACQKAGWQVAGVEPNATARQLAEQHTGQPIGTGDLGQLASASFDVITLWHVLEHVHELNATLAELTRLLKPDGVLVVAVPNAASPDAQYYREQWAAYDVPRHLYHFTDKTIGLLFGKHQLQLRQTLPLPLDAYYVSMLSEKYRAERDGGLLAAVKSGYQSNRQAKQKGGQYSSLIFVAGKNHQAGQA
- a CDS encoding Ig-like domain-containing protein produces the protein MFVRPHLLLLLPVGLSVAGCAAISQPEGGARDTVAPKFVSSSPKNGATNVSQQSIRLEFSEPVQLKDLSKNLIITPSLAEGNEYKVREERNAVELRFEKPLDENTTYVFNFGEAVTDITENNKAANVVLAFSTGAALDSGSVSGTVVQLLTGQPEPDAVIALYPARDTADIRRTRPYYLGRSDKSGAFRLSNLRTDSYRLYALIDRNQNTRYEEPERIAYLPQPVQVQPRADSLRLFTVRPDSRRPLIQSQQPGAAQFRIGYNEGLRQLTLAALGGQPTPELNQLVALAEKGRSGVVYRAAAVPPGRYLVSATDSAGNVGADTVNVRFEGQAAPVRKGPQYQLPNNQRETPATGQLRLQFAEPLRLATNKPFATLVEDSTTRRPLRAPADGQLSPDRTQLIINLNTRARRAITLVPDSTAITGVSGLSLGLRPVRLRITEQASTGSLSGTVQTTAKRYELQLLDDKFQLVAALQNPRTFRFDNLAPGDYRLRVLVDANNDGRWLGGDPALRRPAEPVWLYQQPLKVRANWEVEDIRLSF